A portion of the Sporomusaceae bacterium FL31 genome contains these proteins:
- the murF gene encoding UDP-N-acetylmuramoyl-tripeptide--D-alanyl-D-alanine ligase has product MAEFSVRDICLATGGKIQQCEENYFTGVSTDTRTIRPGDLFVAITGERFDGHSFINQAIQNGASGIVASTQLSAINGNVTVIIVENTLKAYQDIAAFHRNRFSIPVIAITGSNGKTTTKDFTAAVLGSRWNVLKTQANYNNEIGLPLTLLHLEPCHDVAVVEMGMRGLGEIHELTEIARPTIAILTNVGETHIELLGSLDNIATAKSELVSAISKDGLVVLNADNDYVRNMSSKALGQVIYYGIQHEYCQVRAVNVKTHEYETVFDCEHSQGVFTAVIPTIGKHNVYNALAAITTALELGLHPDEIKAGLSLFTPSAMRLAIEKIGNYNIINDAYNASPMSMVAAIDTLVEFAPGRRIAVLGDMLELGSMAVKAHQQIGQKLAAAGVDIVVTVGELAKHIADSAQEYGILTVVACDSHALAQRCLQELLKPGDTVLIKGSRGMKMEKILEQLI; this is encoded by the coding sequence ATGGCAGAGTTTTCAGTTCGCGATATTTGTCTTGCTACGGGTGGCAAAATTCAGCAATGTGAAGAAAATTATTTTACAGGCGTGTCAACTGACACTAGAACAATAAGACCGGGAGATTTGTTTGTAGCAATTACTGGGGAACGTTTTGACGGGCATAGCTTTATTAATCAAGCCATACAAAATGGAGCTTCTGGCATTGTGGCTTCAACTCAACTATCTGCAATAAATGGTAATGTCACAGTTATTATTGTAGAAAATACTTTAAAAGCATATCAGGATATTGCTGCTTTTCATCGGAATAGATTCAGCATCCCAGTAATAGCTATAACCGGCTCTAATGGAAAAACGACAACCAAAGATTTTACAGCTGCTGTTTTGGGGAGTCGATGGAATGTACTAAAAACTCAGGCTAATTATAATAATGAAATTGGATTACCACTCACATTACTTCATTTAGAGCCGTGTCATGATGTGGCTGTTGTTGAAATGGGAATGCGTGGCCTTGGCGAAATTCATGAACTGACCGAAATTGCTAGACCGACTATTGCTATTTTAACAAATGTTGGCGAAACACATATTGAACTGCTTGGTTCACTTGATAATATAGCCACAGCAAAATCAGAGTTAGTTTCTGCTATTTCTAAAGATGGTCTTGTTGTGCTTAATGCAGATAATGATTACGTAAGAAATATGAGCAGCAAAGCTTTAGGGCAGGTTATCTATTATGGTATCCAGCATGAATACTGCCAGGTTCGAGCTGTAAATGTGAAAACACACGAATATGAAACAGTCTTTGATTGTGAACATTCTCAGGGAGTTTTTACAGCAGTCATTCCTACCATTGGCAAGCATAATGTTTATAATGCATTGGCAGCTATTACAACAGCTTTAGAATTAGGTCTTCATCCGGATGAGATTAAAGCTGGCCTAAGCCTGTTTACACCCAGTGCAATGCGTTTGGCAATTGAAAAAATTGGCAATTATAATATCATTAATGATGCCTATAATGCCAGTCCGATGTCTATGGTGGCTGCAATTGATACACTCGTTGAATTTGCACCAGGAAGGCGTATCGCCGTATTAGGCGATATGCTGGAATTAGGCTCAATGGCTGTTAAAGCGCACCAGCAGATTGGGCAAAAATTGGCGGCAGCTGGTGTGGATATCGTAGTAACAGTGGGAGAATTGGCAAAACATATCGCCGATTCAGCACAAGAATATGGAATACTAACTGTTGTAGCTTGCGATAGTCATGCTCTTGCTCAAAGATGTTTACAAGAATTACTGAAACCCGGTGATACTGTGTTAATAAAAGGATCACGCGGTATGAAGATGGAAAAAATATTGGAACAGTTGATCTAA
- the mraY gene encoding phospho-N-acetylmuramoyl-pentapeptide-transferase translates to MHELFYATVVAFIVALIVGPLVIPLLQRMKFGQSIREEGPERHYAKAGTPTMGGIIILTALIIPVVYFAGSSLEIWLALFVTLGHGLLGFIDDFIKVVLKRSLGLKARQKLLGQIVMALALCYIAINYMGRGTDLWIPLLGVNVDFGPLYYILIFLVLVGTTNAVNLTDGLDGLAAGTTTVAALAYAVICMNFAKPDLAIFCVSLAGATLGFLRYNAHPARVFMGDTGSLALGGALAAVSVMTKTELLLVIVGGVFVIEALSVIIQVISFKSTGKRVFLMSPIHHHFELAGWSENKVVTVFWLAGAVFSAIALVILAVSQSGGI, encoded by the coding sequence ATGCATGAATTATTCTATGCTACAGTAGTGGCTTTTATCGTTGCACTCATTGTTGGTCCATTAGTGATTCCGCTATTACAGCGAATGAAATTTGGTCAAAGTATTCGAGAAGAGGGGCCTGAGCGGCATTATGCCAAAGCTGGAACCCCAACAATGGGGGGCATCATTATTTTAACTGCTTTAATCATTCCTGTTGTTTATTTTGCCGGCAGCAGTTTGGAAATATGGTTAGCGCTTTTTGTAACTCTGGGTCATGGACTATTAGGTTTTATTGATGATTTTATTAAAGTAGTCTTAAAACGTTCGCTTGGACTTAAGGCTCGGCAAAAATTATTAGGGCAAATTGTTATGGCTTTGGCCTTATGCTATATTGCGATCAACTATATGGGACGGGGAACGGATTTATGGATACCGTTGTTAGGTGTTAATGTTGATTTTGGGCCGTTATATTATATTTTAATTTTTTTAGTTCTTGTCGGTACTACCAATGCGGTAAATTTAACAGATGGCTTGGATGGCTTGGCGGCAGGAACTACGACGGTTGCGGCACTAGCTTATGCGGTGATCTGTATGAATTTTGCAAAGCCGGATTTAGCAATATTTTGCGTGTCTCTTGCAGGTGCGACTTTAGGCTTTTTACGCTATAACGCTCACCCCGCCAGAGTGTTTATGGGTGATACGGGCTCATTGGCGCTGGGTGGAGCACTTGCCGCAGTTTCAGTGATGACTAAGACAGAATTGCTGCTTGTGATTGTTGGCGGTGTTTTTGTTATTGAGGCTTTATCGGTCATTATCCAAGTTATTTCTTTTAAATCAACAGGGAAACGTGTTTTCTTAATGAGTCCTATTCATCATCATTTTGAATTGGCTGGCTGGTCAGAAAATAAGGTGGTTACTGTTTTCTGGCTGGCTGGAGCGGTTTTTAGTGCAATTGCGTTAGTCATATTAGCGGTAAGCCAATCAGGAGGCATATAA